A single region of the Gemmatimonas sp. UBA7669 genome encodes:
- a CDS encoding serine/threonine-protein kinase: MSGPTEWHRIRSCFEQALLLDGEPRATFLARLATTSPDVEIVVRRLLLAHERTSGFLEGTAAEALDGFGALQDVDSLLAPPTRIGRYRIEDRIGEGGMAVVYRAVLDDAGLQRVVALKVSHVATRAAMAEAIVTERDVLARLSHPNIAHLYDGGLTEDGRAYLVMEHVAGQPITVHCAERRLTLKARIRLLQDVCAAVDYAHRNLVVHRDLKPSNVLVTPEGLVKLLDFGVAKVLDPDVMQRGALAARTMPALTPAYAAPEQWRRARITTATDVWGLGVLAYELITGARPHAVEDLSPAAAERMVCNAPPVAPSVVASRRGLRLNVPAAGDLDAVLLKALRVDPAERYATAGAFAEDLQLALAGQPVRARPITAGYRARRFLHRHRTAATLATVVAIALLTTTTMAVQQARSARALALRAETERARSAAATVRAQRINQFLQSVLATANPSWYVSSAEKGPDVTVLRALEMAAARMDRELAEEPETRGDIHHTLADTYRALGRYAEMGRHFDSSLVIRERVFRAPHPKIADAMYYAMIGAWQRGDWDRADSLVRGALEMQRARDEGNNLPYMLETAASFAIARGEYQLGESLARESVAVILARYDSTHIAHVVSEEVLARALLHQGKRDAAASLAERLAAHSRASGRSDAAPLRIYASLAAFDGRHAEADSLFATLISMHSSTTRIDFRLQRVRSALLPSARYTDARHQLDSARTEIDMLPPPLTKWPVVDVEWHALQAKLSLDQGRRDQAAREAQDAVAHANRARGSAKSDPFWRSRVLANEVLAQTELAQGKRNAAVGHWRKTLAELMARDVPEAQRDSIRTKLRELGAGGTPSQPDTASSSSASRK; this comes from the coding sequence ATGTCCGGTCCAACCGAGTGGCATCGCATCCGCTCCTGCTTCGAGCAGGCGCTCCTGCTGGATGGCGAACCGCGTGCCACGTTTCTCGCGCGCCTTGCCACCACCTCCCCAGACGTGGAGATCGTTGTGCGCCGTCTCCTGCTCGCGCACGAGCGCACATCTGGATTTCTCGAGGGCACCGCGGCGGAAGCGCTCGACGGGTTCGGTGCCCTGCAGGATGTCGACTCGCTGCTCGCGCCACCAACACGCATTGGCCGCTATCGCATCGAGGACCGCATTGGAGAAGGGGGCATGGCCGTGGTCTATCGGGCCGTGCTCGACGATGCCGGACTGCAGCGCGTGGTGGCGCTGAAAGTGTCACACGTGGCGACTCGCGCCGCGATGGCCGAGGCCATTGTAACTGAGCGCGACGTCCTCGCGCGCCTGTCGCATCCCAACATAGCCCATTTGTACGACGGCGGTCTCACGGAGGATGGACGCGCATACCTCGTCATGGAGCATGTGGCAGGACAGCCCATCACCGTTCACTGCGCCGAACGGCGACTCACACTCAAAGCGCGGATTCGCCTGCTGCAGGATGTATGCGCCGCCGTCGACTATGCGCATCGCAATCTCGTCGTGCACCGCGATCTCAAGCCGTCCAATGTGCTCGTGACGCCGGAAGGGCTGGTCAAGCTGCTCGATTTCGGGGTGGCCAAGGTGCTCGACCCGGACGTCATGCAGCGGGGCGCGCTGGCAGCACGCACCATGCCCGCACTGACCCCAGCCTACGCCGCCCCCGAACAGTGGCGGCGAGCGCGCATCACCACCGCAACCGACGTGTGGGGGCTGGGCGTCTTGGCATATGAACTCATCACGGGGGCACGCCCTCACGCGGTGGAAGATCTGTCACCGGCGGCCGCCGAACGCATGGTTTGCAATGCACCGCCCGTCGCACCTTCGGTGGTCGCCAGCCGCCGTGGCCTGCGCCTCAACGTGCCGGCCGCCGGGGACCTCGACGCGGTGCTCCTCAAGGCGCTTCGGGTGGACCCGGCGGAGCGCTACGCAACAGCCGGTGCCTTCGCTGAGGACTTGCAGCTGGCGCTGGCTGGTCAACCGGTGCGGGCTCGCCCCATCACGGCAGGCTATCGGGCCAGACGCTTCCTTCACCGCCACCGCACAGCAGCCACGCTGGCCACCGTCGTGGCCATCGCGTTGCTCACTACCACCACGATGGCGGTGCAGCAGGCCCGAAGCGCGCGGGCCCTGGCGCTTCGCGCAGAGACGGAGCGGGCACGATCCGCCGCCGCCACGGTGCGTGCGCAACGCATCAACCAGTTTCTCCAGAGTGTGTTGGCCACCGCCAACCCGTCGTGGTATGTGAGCAGCGCGGAGAAGGGTCCGGATGTTACCGTGCTGCGCGCACTCGAAATGGCCGCAGCGCGCATGGATCGTGAGCTGGCCGAGGAACCGGAGACACGTGGCGACATCCATCATACGCTGGCCGATACGTATCGGGCGCTCGGACGCTACGCGGAGATGGGACGTCACTTCGATTCGTCGTTGGTCATCCGTGAGCGCGTATTCCGCGCCCCGCACCCCAAGATCGCAGACGCCATGTACTACGCCATGATCGGGGCGTGGCAGCGCGGAGACTGGGATCGCGCCGACTCTCTCGTGCGAGGCGCATTGGAAATGCAGCGCGCGCGGGACGAGGGCAACAACCTGCCGTACATGCTGGAGACGGCAGCGAGCTTCGCCATCGCGCGTGGAGAGTATCAACTGGGGGAGTCACTTGCGCGCGAGTCCGTTGCAGTTATTCTGGCGCGCTACGATTCCACCCACATCGCACATGTCGTCTCGGAAGAAGTGCTGGCGCGCGCACTGCTGCATCAGGGAAAGCGCGACGCCGCTGCCAGTCTGGCCGAGCGACTTGCGGCCCACTCTAGGGCGTCTGGCCGCTCAGACGCGGCGCCGCTGCGCATATACGCAAGCTTGGCCGCATTCGACGGTCGCCATGCCGAGGCCGACTCGCTGTTTGCCACCCTGATTTCCATGCACTCGAGCACCACACGCATTGACTTTCGTCTGCAGCGCGTGCGGAGTGCCCTGCTGCCATCTGCCCGCTATACAGACGCACGGCACCAGCTGGACTCGGCCCGCACGGAGATCGACATGTTGCCGCCTCCGCTCACGAAATGGCCCGTTGTGGACGTCGAGTGGCATGCATTGCAGGCCAAGTTGTCACTCGATCAAGGTCGTCGTGATCAGGCGGCGCGCGAGGCACAAGACGCCGTTGCGCATGCCAATCGCGCGCGGGGCAGCGCTAAGTCCGACCCGTTCTGGCGCAGTCGCGTGCTGGCCAATGAGGTCCTCGCCCAAACAGAGCTGGCTCAGGGTAAGCGCAATGCGGCCGTGGGCCACTGGCGCAAGACTCTAGCGGAATTGATGGCCCGCGATGTGCCCGAGGCACAGCGAGACTCCATCCGGACGAAGCTGCGAGAGCTCGGTGCAGGCGGCACACCGTCTCAGCCAGATACTGCGTCCTCGTCGAGCGCGTCGCGCAAATAG
- a CDS encoding ECF-type sigma factor: MSSSPPLSDITQLLEAYASGDAGAAESLVRVVYAELKVLASAALRREHRDHTWQPTDLVHEAYIRLLGGRQPAWTGRHHFFGVSARLMRQLLVEHARARQAQRRNGGVQIALHDVSDDMVGRSTLGTLDLLVLDDALERLGEIELRAVRVVELRYFAGLSLEEVAKVLGVSLATVKRDWTFARAYLRDALDEDAVSG; encoded by the coding sequence ATGTCCTCCTCCCCTCCGTTGTCCGACATCACGCAACTTCTTGAAGCCTATGCCAGCGGCGACGCCGGAGCGGCCGAGTCTCTGGTTCGTGTCGTGTATGCCGAGCTGAAAGTTCTGGCATCCGCCGCTTTGCGTCGTGAGCACCGCGACCATACGTGGCAGCCGACGGACCTGGTGCACGAGGCCTACATCCGCTTGCTCGGGGGGCGGCAGCCCGCATGGACGGGCCGTCACCACTTCTTCGGAGTATCTGCGCGTCTCATGCGACAGCTTCTGGTTGAGCATGCGCGTGCGCGCCAGGCCCAGCGACGCAATGGTGGCGTCCAGATTGCTCTGCATGATGTGTCGGATGATATGGTAGGTCGATCCACGCTCGGTACGCTTGACCTGCTGGTGCTTGACGATGCTCTGGAGCGGCTTGGGGAGATTGAGCTGCGCGCAGTACGAGTCGTCGAACTGCGATACTTCGCCGGCTTGTCGCTTGAAGAGGTGGCCAAGGTGCTGGGTGTGTCGTTGGCCACGGTCAAGCGCGACTGGACCTTTGCGCGCGCCTATTTGCGCGACGCGCTCGACGAGGACGCAGTATCTGGCTGA
- a CDS encoding PEP-CTERM sorting domain-containing protein, whose product MRLTSTARLAPLAALLLLTGPVAASAQNVALNKSAFSNDLLSGCPTCVASLAVDDDKVGTFASGIYHSAQVSVANPVMWWYVDLGASYDIQSITFWNRVDNGTENRIIGATLGIFADVPFGNSSPVAVWSTTFTSGGDEQQTFSPLTAQTGRYVGISQSTLNSYLNFAEVEVFGTLTPPATSVPEPATWVLLAAGLSGLGVVARRRRA is encoded by the coding sequence ATGCGCCTGACATCAACCGCTCGACTGGCCCCGCTAGCCGCCCTTCTGCTGCTCACAGGGCCGGTTGCCGCTTCAGCGCAGAACGTGGCACTGAACAAGTCCGCCTTCTCCAATGACCTGCTATCTGGGTGCCCGACCTGTGTTGCGTCCCTCGCCGTGGACGACGACAAGGTGGGTACCTTCGCCAGCGGCATCTATCATTCGGCACAGGTCAGCGTAGCGAATCCGGTGATGTGGTGGTACGTGGATCTCGGCGCCAGCTACGACATCCAGAGCATCACCTTCTGGAACCGCGTCGACAATGGCACCGAGAATCGCATCATCGGTGCTACGCTCGGCATCTTTGCCGATGTGCCGTTCGGTAACTCCTCACCCGTGGCGGTGTGGAGCACCACGTTCACAAGTGGTGGTGATGAGCAGCAGACATTTTCCCCACTGACGGCGCAGACCGGTCGCTATGTTGGCATCAGTCAGTCGACGCTCAACAGCTATCTCAACTTCGCAGAAGTCGAGGTGTTCGGGACACTCACGCCACCGGCGACCTCCGTTCCGGAGCCAGCTACGTGGGTACTTCTCGCGGCGGGCTTGTCGGGGCTTGGCGTCGTCGCTCGACGTCGCAGGGCCTGA
- a CDS encoding GNAT family N-acetyltransferase — MADIFPYHVRPFIATDALSLFAAVRASLDELVSTMPWCSPEYSLAQAEAWVTFSQQAWAARTEFPLGIFETASGAVVGGAGINHINRMHRFGNLGYWVATPHTGRGVARFAAREAARLAFGEIGLSRVEIVTLTHNLASQRVAESLGATRECVARNRLVINGTAHDAVVYSLIPSDLPP; from the coding sequence ATGGCCGACATCTTTCCCTACCACGTCCGCCCCTTTATTGCCACCGACGCCCTGTCGCTCTTCGCGGCGGTTCGCGCATCGCTCGACGAACTGGTGTCCACCATGCCCTGGTGCTCGCCCGAGTACTCGCTCGCGCAGGCCGAGGCGTGGGTGACGTTCTCGCAGCAGGCCTGGGCCGCGCGCACGGAGTTCCCGCTTGGCATATTCGAGACGGCGAGTGGCGCAGTCGTGGGTGGGGCAGGCATCAATCACATCAACCGCATGCACCGCTTCGGCAATCTCGGCTATTGGGTCGCCACGCCACATACCGGACGCGGTGTGGCCCGCTTTGCTGCGCGGGAAGCTGCCCGACTGGCTTTTGGAGAGATCGGGCTCTCGCGCGTGGAGATTGTCACGCTCACGCACAATCTGGCGAGTCAGCGCGTGGCAGAATCACTCGGCGCCACGAGGGAGTGTGTGGCGCGCAACCGATTGGTGATCAATGGCACAGCGCACGATGCTGTCGTGTACTCGCTCATTCCGTCGGACCTGCCGCCGTAG
- a CDS encoding AraC family transcriptional regulator produces MTSGPSMHDEEQATGTVSAGYAKGVLDFAMHCGVPSQDLLRAAQLDDRALETPERRLPLATLRALFDTAATLLGDPTFALRFGVGVPCAQLTLASALAAARPEAPAGPGAAGNSSSSLTLRDALDGLNRYATLAVDFGARTPSQRYRFVEDNCGVWLEDQRPASGAYHWPALTESVFARFSTGIRRRGGETIVRALQVTHDAPVDRLHRDAYDVVLRVPVTFSAPRNALCLDPAFLARPLEPLAAPVQAVLVRHADALLRQMQQDATWSRRVTDVLRVVLPRDASDSGLSALGVVCRTLSVSRQTLHRHLRGEGTTFARLHDEVRREVADALLRRGELTVDAVAARVGFSESAAFSRAYKRWTGRRPSEVSRPRRV; encoded by the coding sequence ATGACATCGGGTCCCAGCATGCACGACGAAGAGCAGGCAACCGGCACCGTGTCGGCCGGATACGCCAAGGGTGTTCTGGATTTCGCCATGCACTGTGGAGTGCCATCCCAGGACCTCCTGCGCGCTGCCCAACTCGACGATCGCGCACTGGAGACGCCTGAACGCCGTCTGCCGCTTGCCACGTTGCGCGCGCTGTTCGACACCGCGGCCACGTTGCTCGGCGATCCGACGTTTGCCCTGCGCTTCGGTGTGGGCGTGCCGTGCGCACAACTCACCTTGGCTTCGGCGTTGGCGGCGGCACGGCCTGAAGCCCCTGCCGGTCCGGGCGCAGCCGGCAACAGCTCGTCGTCGCTTACGCTTCGTGATGCACTCGATGGTCTGAACCGGTATGCCACGCTGGCGGTGGACTTCGGAGCACGGACTCCATCCCAGCGCTACCGCTTCGTCGAGGACAACTGCGGGGTGTGGCTGGAGGATCAGCGACCGGCCAGCGGGGCCTACCACTGGCCGGCGCTCACCGAATCGGTGTTTGCCCGCTTCAGCACCGGTATTCGCCGGCGCGGTGGGGAGACGATCGTTCGCGCCTTGCAGGTGACGCACGATGCGCCCGTCGATCGCCTGCATCGTGACGCCTATGACGTGGTCCTTCGGGTGCCGGTGACATTCAGTGCGCCCCGCAACGCGCTATGCCTCGACCCCGCGTTCCTCGCGCGGCCGCTCGAACCGCTGGCGGCACCCGTACAGGCGGTGCTGGTTCGTCATGCTGATGCGCTGCTGCGGCAGATGCAACAGGATGCGACGTGGAGCCGGCGTGTGACCGATGTGCTGCGTGTCGTTCTGCCGCGCGATGCCTCTGACTCCGGCCTGTCGGCGCTTGGCGTGGTATGCCGCACGTTGTCGGTCAGCCGGCAGACCCTGCACCGGCACCTGCGAGGAGAAGGCACGACGTTTGCCAGATTGCACGACGAGGTTCGCCGCGAAGTGGCCGATGCGCTGCTGCGCCGAGGTGAACTGACCGTCGATGCCGTGGCTGCTCGTGTGGGCTTTTCCGAATCGGCGGCGTTCTCGCGCGCGTACAAGCGGTGGACCGGTCGACGGCCAAGCGAGGTTTCCCGTCCACGACGGGTATAG
- a CDS encoding DUF2306 domain-containing protein has product MADVDGFAATSFATVPDAAPNIPTAPEPEQTRAQLRRHGRWLIGSLLLAQALFVLYLLATFGRTVIAGNVAAWSQLSAKGWVAGDRAGNTAMVLHLAFAVLILLLGAIQLSQRVRQRAPALHRLSGRLYLGGCYIAAISGLWLVWVRGTVGDRLQHIAITINALLLFVCAIMAWRTARGRRFAEHRTWALRAFLVGNGVLYFRMFLALWLLVFRAPVGFTPSTFSGPFLTTLAFTVYVFGPLSVFETYRWAERSTSRTRHRVASGVMIGVALLLVCGAIAAVLVLWMSRMLRVWH; this is encoded by the coding sequence ATGGCGGACGTCGACGGTTTCGCGGCGACGTCATTCGCCACGGTGCCAGACGCCGCCCCCAACATCCCCACCGCCCCTGAGCCCGAGCAGACCCGTGCCCAACTTCGGCGTCATGGGCGCTGGCTCATTGGCAGCCTGCTTCTCGCGCAGGCGCTTTTCGTACTCTACCTCCTGGCAACGTTCGGCCGGACGGTCATCGCTGGAAACGTGGCCGCCTGGTCGCAGCTCAGTGCCAAGGGCTGGGTAGCCGGTGATCGGGCCGGCAACACGGCAATGGTTCTGCACCTCGCGTTTGCCGTGCTGATTCTGTTGCTCGGCGCCATCCAGCTGTCGCAGCGGGTACGGCAACGTGCTCCCGCGCTGCATCGCTTGAGCGGACGGCTCTACCTGGGCGGATGCTACATCGCAGCCATCAGCGGACTGTGGCTGGTGTGGGTTCGCGGCACGGTGGGCGACCGCTTACAGCACATTGCCATCACGATCAACGCGTTGCTGCTGTTTGTGTGCGCCATCATGGCGTGGCGCACGGCGCGCGGCCGGCGATTTGCCGAGCACCGCACCTGGGCCCTGCGAGCCTTCCTGGTGGGCAATGGCGTGCTCTACTTCCGGATGTTTCTCGCGCTCTGGTTGCTGGTGTTCCGGGCGCCGGTCGGCTTCACCCCCAGCACCTTCAGCGGCCCGTTCCTCACCACGCTCGCCTTCACCGTGTACGTGTTCGGTCCATTGTCGGTGTTCGAGACCTACCGTTGGGCCGAGCGCAGTACCTCGCGCACGCGGCACCGTGTGGCGTCGGGCGTGATGATCGGCGTGGCGCTGCTTCTGGTGTGTGGCGCCATTGCCGCGGTACTTGTGCTCTGGATGTCCCGCATGCTGCGGGTGTGGCATTGA
- a CDS encoding ABC transporter permease: MPLFEAVRLALGQIRVQKLKSFFTLLGVTIGVMFLVAVVSIVEGMSTYVEEDFIGRFIGANTFTLRRWPDFTGPETEEEWRDMQRWPLMYSHDARHVVNVLPKDVKWAIETDANATVSSIYAPRPRQTTIYAVEGDYFQIKNYDIVAGRAIAQEEYRLGANVIVIGDEVATFFFPDLDPIGRELRVRGVPYTVVGRIDKQGSLFGMSMDRLIIGPLESGLGRITNPRGDIDGMMLKASSTTAMFDGMEMVREAMRARRHLRPGQRDNFSIETSESALEDFNEVKNVMTIAGTALPMIGLVVGGMVIMNIMLVAVAERTREIGIRKSLGARRKDIMRQFLVEAATLSTLGAVVGIGLGLGAAWVIQATTPLPAAVAPWSLVVATMLGLGVGIVSGVYPARRASRLDPIDALRQE; encoded by the coding sequence ATGCCCCTCTTCGAAGCCGTTCGCTTGGCGCTGGGTCAGATCCGTGTGCAGAAGCTCAAGAGCTTCTTCACCCTCCTCGGTGTCACCATCGGCGTGATGTTCCTGGTCGCCGTGGTCTCGATCGTCGAGGGCATGTCCACCTACGTCGAAGAAGACTTCATCGGTCGCTTCATTGGCGCCAACACCTTCACGCTCCGTCGCTGGCCCGACTTCACGGGGCCGGAAACCGAAGAAGAGTGGCGGGACATGCAGCGCTGGCCGCTGATGTACAGCCACGACGCCCGACACGTCGTCAACGTGCTGCCGAAAGACGTGAAGTGGGCCATCGAAACCGACGCGAATGCCACGGTGTCGAGCATTTACGCGCCGCGCCCACGCCAGACGACCATCTACGCGGTCGAAGGCGACTACTTCCAGATCAAGAACTACGACATCGTCGCGGGCCGTGCAATTGCCCAGGAGGAGTATCGTCTTGGCGCGAACGTGATCGTGATTGGCGACGAGGTGGCGACCTTCTTCTTCCCGGATCTTGATCCGATTGGCCGTGAGCTGCGCGTCCGCGGCGTGCCCTACACGGTGGTCGGACGCATCGACAAGCAGGGGTCGCTGTTCGGCATGTCCATGGACCGCTTGATCATTGGCCCGCTCGAATCCGGCCTGGGGCGCATTACCAATCCACGCGGCGACATCGACGGCATGATGCTGAAAGCCTCGAGCACCACAGCCATGTTCGACGGCATGGAGATGGTGCGCGAAGCCATGCGCGCGCGCCGCCATCTCCGACCGGGACAGCGGGACAATTTCTCCATCGAAACCTCGGAGTCCGCGCTCGAGGACTTCAATGAGGTCAAGAACGTCATGACCATTGCCGGCACGGCACTGCCGATGATCGGCCTCGTAGTCGGGGGCATGGTCATCATGAACATCATGCTGGTGGCCGTGGCGGAGCGGACACGGGAGATTGGCATTCGCAAATCCCTCGGCGCGCGCCGCAAGGACATCATGCGGCAATTCCTGGTCGAGGCCGCAACACTCAGTACACTCGGAGCCGTGGTCGGCATTGGTCTGGGGCTTGGTGCCGCGTGGGTCATTCAGGCCACCACACCACTGCCCGCAGCGGTCGCGCCCTGGTCTCTGGTGGTGGCCACGATGCTCGGACTTGGTGTCGGTATCGTGTCCGGCGTCTATCCCGCGCGCCGCGCCTCGCGGCTCGACCCCATCGACGCGCTGCGTCAGGAGTAG